A genomic region of Cryptosporangium aurantiacum contains the following coding sequences:
- a CDS encoding PAC2 family protein: MTEFDGLPVLRSPVVIAAFEGWNDAGDAATAVVEHLELEWQAKPVAEIDPDDYYDFQVNRPLVSMSESPGGRRIEWPTTRVSTCSPPGAERDVVLVRGIEPNMRWRGFCEEILELFHALDVDQVVLLGALLADTPHSRQFPVTGSASDAELANRYDVQQTKYEGPTGIVGVLHDACVRAEIPSLSYWAQVPHYVAQAPNPKATLALLHTLENVLDLRVPMGELAERAAAWESQVNELAASDADMAEYIRTLEQRDGDEEMPQASGEDLAREFEKYLRRRGGTAGPGGPAV; this comes from the coding sequence GTGACCGAGTTCGACGGACTACCTGTGCTGCGTTCCCCCGTCGTCATCGCGGCGTTCGAGGGATGGAACGACGCGGGTGACGCGGCGACCGCCGTGGTCGAACATCTCGAACTGGAGTGGCAGGCCAAGCCGGTCGCCGAGATCGACCCGGACGACTACTACGACTTCCAGGTCAACCGGCCGCTGGTCTCGATGTCCGAGTCCCCCGGTGGCCGCCGGATCGAGTGGCCGACCACCCGCGTCTCCACGTGCAGCCCTCCGGGCGCCGAGCGGGACGTCGTCCTGGTGCGCGGCATCGAGCCGAACATGCGCTGGCGGGGCTTCTGCGAGGAGATCCTGGAGCTGTTCCACGCGCTCGACGTCGACCAGGTCGTGCTGCTCGGCGCGCTGCTCGCCGACACGCCGCACTCCCGCCAGTTCCCGGTGACCGGCAGCGCGTCCGACGCCGAGCTGGCCAACCGGTACGACGTCCAGCAGACCAAGTACGAGGGGCCGACCGGCATCGTCGGGGTGCTGCACGACGCGTGCGTGCGGGCGGAGATCCCGTCGCTGTCGTACTGGGCACAGGTGCCGCACTACGTGGCGCAGGCCCCCAACCCGAAGGCGACGCTGGCGCTGCTGCACACGCTGGAGAACGTGCTCGACCTGCGGGTGCCGATGGGTGAGCTGGCCGAGCGGGCCGCGGCGTGGGAGTCGCAGGTCAACGAGCTGGCCGCGTCGGATGCCGACATGGCCGAGTACATCCGGACGCTGGAGCAGCGGGACGGCGACGAGGAGATGCCGCAGGCGTCCGGCGAGGATCTCGCGCGCGAATTCGAGAAGTACCTCCGCCGCCGCGGCGGCACCGCCGGCCCGGGCGGCCCCGCCGTCTGA